In Amycolatopsis coloradensis, one genomic interval encodes:
- a CDS encoding multicopper oxidase family protein, with protein sequence MNAVDRRTFVRAGLALAGTGLLAACTPTGAGASLILPTDPRVGEVEALRRTTGHTRRYRFTAQAAQVDLGGPVVRTWAYDGSVPGKEIRVRAGDVVQAELSNLLPVDTTIHWHGPALRNDMDGVPSLTQEPVPPGGSFTYRFIANTPGTHWLHPHSGTQLDRGLYAAVIVEDPEDPGGYDHDWTVVLDDWIDDTGTTPDEVLGGLRRGDGGRGSMHGMGGGTALGGDVRYPYHLINGRVPAAPVVFTARPRQRARVRLVNAASDTAFRVALGSHRLRVTHSDGFAVQPVDTDALLIGMGERYDIVVTLEEGVFPLVALAEGKDATALAMVRTGEGTPPPSSIRPAELIGDLLRYDDLRPVGETPPLGVPPDVEHRLDLTGGMMSYDWGINGLPFDPVRRLPIREGQRVRITFRNRSMMWHPMHLHGHTFRLGGTGLRKDTVIVLPGRTVACDLTADNPGQWMIHCHNTYHHETGMATILGYRK encoded by the coding sequence ATGAACGCCGTCGACCGTCGCACCTTCGTCCGGGCGGGGTTGGCGCTGGCCGGAACAGGACTTCTGGCCGCCTGCACGCCCACCGGAGCGGGCGCCTCCCTGATCCTGCCCACCGACCCTCGCGTCGGGGAGGTGGAAGCGCTGCGCCGCACCACCGGCCACACTCGCCGCTACCGGTTCACCGCACAGGCCGCCCAGGTCGACCTCGGCGGCCCCGTGGTACGGACCTGGGCCTACGACGGTTCCGTGCCCGGCAAGGAGATTCGCGTGCGTGCCGGTGACGTCGTCCAGGCCGAGCTGAGCAACCTGCTGCCCGTCGACACCACGATCCACTGGCATGGACCGGCGCTGCGCAACGACATGGACGGCGTACCGTCACTCACCCAGGAGCCCGTGCCGCCCGGCGGTTCCTTCACCTACCGGTTCATCGCGAACACCCCCGGCACTCACTGGTTGCACCCTCACTCCGGCACCCAGCTCGACCGCGGTCTCTACGCCGCCGTGATCGTCGAGGACCCCGAAGACCCCGGCGGTTACGACCACGACTGGACCGTCGTCCTCGATGACTGGATCGACGACACCGGCACCACCCCTGACGAGGTCCTCGGCGGGCTACGCCGAGGCGACGGCGGGAGGGGATCGATGCACGGGATGGGCGGCGGGACAGCGCTGGGCGGTGACGTCCGCTACCCGTACCACCTGATCAATGGACGAGTACCTGCCGCGCCGGTCGTCTTCACCGCGCGACCCCGGCAGCGGGCTCGCGTCCGGCTCGTGAACGCCGCCTCGGACACGGCTTTCCGGGTCGCCCTCGGCTCGCATCGTCTACGGGTCACCCATTCGGACGGCTTCGCGGTCCAGCCCGTCGACACCGACGCACTGCTCATCGGGATGGGCGAACGCTACGACATCGTCGTCACCCTCGAAGAAGGGGTCTTCCCGCTCGTCGCACTCGCCGAGGGCAAGGACGCGACCGCACTGGCCATGGTTCGCACCGGCGAAGGAACCCCACCACCGTCCTCGATCCGTCCGGCGGAACTGATCGGTGACCTCCTGCGCTACGACGATCTCAGGCCCGTCGGGGAGACACCGCCACTCGGCGTGCCGCCCGATGTCGAACACCGGCTCGACCTGACCGGCGGCATGATGAGCTACGACTGGGGAATCAACGGCCTGCCGTTCGACCCGGTGCGGCGCCTGCCGATCAGGGAAGGCCAACGCGTCCGCATCACCTTTCGCAACCGGTCGATGATGTGGCATCCCATGCACCTCCACGGCCATACCTTCCGTCTCGGCGGCACCGGCCTCCGTAAGGACACCGTCATCGTGCTCCCGGGCCGAACCGTCGCCTGCGATCTCACCGCGGACAATCCGGGCCAGTGGATGATCCACTGCCACAACACCTACCACCACGAAACCGGCATGGCGACCATCCTCGGCTATCGGAAGTGA
- a CDS encoding heavy metal translocating P-type ATPase, whose translation MTVSDLVVVVLAVAAVAALGWFFFGPRRARTARLDDGVQRVQVTVRGGYRPDVIQVRQGVPVEMVFDRQESGECTSQVVFPDLRLSAALPAFQSTTVRLTPVRAGSFGFACGMNMIHGTLIVEPGTEPPPSDGNAEEPPETTGKTTENSRAAVDVEAAQARERHAEIADLTRRVLVGTVLTLPLLFAVMAHSLSGADLVPAVLLDHRVQLALTTPVMFYAGWPIHRTGWLTLAHRGADMNSLITLGTTAAYGYSLLVTLSPGLLPSDLREVYFEAVGVILTLIMLGRLLEARAKAGTGEAIRALLGLQARTARVLRAGVEAEIPIDEVQVGDEVLIRPGEKVPVDAIILSGQSAVDESMVTGEPMPVTKRTGDTVIGATINTTGSLRVRAAKVGADTMLAQIVKMVRQAQASKAPIQRLADATSAYFVPAVIAIAIATFAVWFVTGPPPALTQALVSAVAVLIIACPCALGLATPLSIMVGTGKGARAGILIRSAEALETAHKLDTIVLDKTGTITAGKPTLTDVEALGSLSEAELLTLVAAVEADSEHPLATAVVAGARDRGLTVPTATGFGSITGKGVRAVVAGRAVLVGTARLLTDAGMDTGALEPISVRLSGEGKTPILAAVDGRPAGVLAVADTVKDDSAAAVTALHRLGVEVVMITGDNARTAAAIARQVGITRVLAEVLPEHKAGEIRRLQEDGRRVGMVGDGINDAPALAKADVGLAIGTGTDVAIEAADITLISGSLGGVVTAIRLSRATMRNIRQNLFFALVYNAIGVPVAAGVLYPFLGLRLSPMIAAAAMALSSLSVVANANRLRRHHPRPLPDPGAATVEPRVETGADRPAETVTTPR comes from the coding sequence ATGACCGTCTCCGACCTTGTCGTCGTCGTCCTCGCGGTCGCGGCCGTCGCCGCATTGGGCTGGTTCTTCTTCGGCCCGCGCCGCGCCCGCACCGCGCGGCTGGACGACGGAGTGCAACGGGTGCAAGTCACCGTGCGTGGCGGCTACCGCCCGGACGTCATCCAGGTCCGCCAAGGTGTTCCGGTGGAGATGGTGTTCGACCGACAGGAGAGCGGGGAATGCACCTCGCAAGTCGTCTTCCCCGACCTCCGGCTCAGTGCGGCACTGCCCGCGTTCCAGAGCACGACCGTGCGCCTCACCCCGGTACGGGCCGGCTCGTTCGGGTTCGCCTGCGGGATGAACATGATCCACGGCACGCTCATCGTCGAACCTGGCACCGAGCCTCCTCCTTCGGACGGGAACGCCGAGGAGCCGCCGGAAACCACGGGGAAGACGACGGAGAACTCCCGGGCGGCCGTCGACGTCGAGGCCGCACAGGCGCGGGAACGACATGCCGAGATCGCGGACCTGACCCGCCGGGTGCTCGTCGGCACGGTCTTGACCCTGCCGCTCCTGTTCGCGGTGATGGCTCATTCGTTGTCCGGTGCGGACCTGGTGCCCGCGGTGCTGCTGGATCACCGGGTGCAGCTCGCGTTGACCACGCCGGTGATGTTCTACGCCGGGTGGCCGATCCACCGCACCGGATGGCTGACCCTCGCCCACCGCGGCGCGGATATGAACAGCCTCATCACCTTGGGCACGACCGCCGCCTATGGCTACAGCCTGCTCGTCACGCTCTCCCCCGGGCTGTTGCCCAGCGACCTGCGGGAGGTGTACTTCGAAGCCGTCGGTGTGATCCTCACCCTGATCATGCTCGGCAGGCTCCTCGAAGCACGTGCCAAAGCCGGCACCGGCGAGGCCATTCGCGCCCTCCTCGGTCTACAGGCCCGCACCGCCCGTGTACTGCGTGCCGGTGTCGAAGCCGAGATCCCGATCGACGAGGTGCAAGTCGGCGACGAAGTCCTGATCCGCCCTGGAGAGAAGGTCCCGGTCGACGCGATCATCCTTTCCGGACAGTCCGCTGTGGACGAGTCGATGGTGACCGGGGAGCCCATGCCGGTCACCAAACGGACTGGAGACACCGTCATCGGGGCGACGATCAACACGACCGGCTCTCTGCGCGTACGGGCGGCCAAAGTCGGTGCTGACACCATGTTGGCCCAGATCGTCAAGATGGTGCGGCAAGCGCAGGCTTCCAAGGCACCGATCCAGCGCCTGGCCGACGCGACCTCCGCCTATTTCGTCCCGGCCGTGATCGCGATCGCCATCGCCACGTTCGCGGTCTGGTTCGTGACCGGTCCGCCGCCCGCGCTGACCCAGGCGCTGGTGTCCGCGGTAGCCGTGTTGATCATCGCCTGCCCCTGCGCGCTCGGGCTCGCCACTCCGCTGTCGATCATGGTCGGGACCGGGAAGGGGGCCCGAGCGGGCATCCTGATCCGTTCCGCCGAGGCGTTGGAGACCGCGCACAAACTCGACACGATCGTGCTGGACAAGACGGGCACGATCACCGCGGGCAAGCCCACACTCACCGACGTCGAAGCCCTCGGCTCACTGTCCGAAGCCGAACTGCTCACGCTGGTGGCGGCCGTCGAAGCCGATAGCGAGCACCCGTTGGCCACGGCCGTCGTCGCCGGAGCCCGCGACCGCGGCCTCACCGTGCCGACCGCGACCGGGTTCGGCTCGATCACCGGCAAAGGCGTACGGGCCGTGGTCGCCGGGCGGGCCGTGCTGGTCGGCACCGCGCGGCTGCTGACCGATGCCGGGATGGACACCGGCGCGCTGGAGCCGATCAGCGTGCGGTTGTCCGGCGAGGGCAAGACCCCCATCCTGGCCGCGGTCGACGGCCGCCCCGCCGGCGTGCTCGCGGTAGCCGACACCGTCAAGGACGACTCCGCCGCCGCGGTCACCGCACTGCACCGGCTCGGTGTCGAGGTCGTCATGATCACCGGTGACAACGCCCGCACCGCCGCGGCGATCGCCCGCCAGGTCGGCATCACCCGCGTGCTCGCCGAAGTCCTGCCCGAGCACAAGGCAGGCGAAATCCGGCGCCTACAGGAAGACGGGCGCCGGGTGGGCATGGTCGGCGACGGCATCAACGACGCGCCGGCCCTGGCCAAGGCAGACGTCGGGCTGGCCATCGGCACCGGAACCGACGTCGCCATCGAGGCCGCCGACATCACCCTGATCTCCGGCTCTTTGGGTGGAGTGGTCACCGCGATCCGGCTGTCCCGCGCCACCATGCGCAATATCCGGCAGAACCTGTTCTTCGCGCTGGTCTACAACGCCATCGGCGTCCCCGTCGCCGCGGGAGTGCTCTACCCGTTCCTCGGACTGCGGCTGTCGCCGATGATCGCCGCGGCCGCGATGGCCCTGTCCTCCCTGTCCGTCGTCGCCAACGCCAACCGGCTACGCCGTCATCACCCGAGGCCGTTGCCCGATCCCGGCGCTGCCACCGTCGAACCACGCGTCGAGACCGGCGCCGACCGGCCCGCCGAGACTGTGACCACCCCACGATGA
- a CDS encoding hydrogenase maturation protease: MNSVVIGVGNEFRRDDGVGPAVAREVARRGVPAEISDGDTVRLMETWEDASLVILVDAVRCSPGVDGRWHRTTLPVHGPVASSHGFGIPEAVELAEALGRLPGDLVIFAVEVTDVGFGLGLSPAVAAAVPDVVNAVLAEIRQTS; this comes from the coding sequence GTGAACTCGGTCGTCATCGGAGTCGGCAACGAATTCCGGCGTGACGACGGCGTAGGTCCGGCTGTGGCTCGCGAAGTCGCCCGGCGCGGTGTTCCCGCGGAGATCAGTGATGGGGACACCGTGCGGCTCATGGAAACCTGGGAGGACGCGAGCCTCGTCATCCTCGTCGACGCGGTCCGATGCTCGCCCGGTGTGGACGGTCGCTGGCACCGGACCACCCTGCCCGTCCACGGCCCCGTCGCGAGTTCACACGGCTTCGGAATCCCCGAGGCCGTCGAACTCGCGGAGGCACTGGGCCGCCTCCCCGGGGATTTGGTGATCTTCGCGGTGGAGGTGACCGACGTGGGTTTCGGCCTCGGCCTGAGCCCGGCCGTCGCGGCGGCCGTCCCGGACGTCGTGAACGCGGTCCTCGCGGAGATCCGGCAGACGTCGTGA
- a CDS encoding Ni/Fe hydrogenase subunit alpha — translation MTHRANRILQVAGLARVEGEGSLHVRTKGDQVESVELAIYEPPRFFEAFLRGRDFREPPDITARVCGICPVAYQLSACRAIEDACGADVGHRLRALRRLLYCGEWISSHTLHIYLLHAPDFLGFPDGIAMAAAHRETVERGLALKKAGNLIMETIGGRAIHPVNVRVGGFYRVPEFPELRALADTLRHALDDALETVRWVSGFDFPDLDVPHDLLALRDTDGYPLDRGEPVVSTGLRFPSSEFGEHVAEHQVPHSTALHARLDGRMFLTGPLARYTLNSDRLSPLAVSVAADAGLETSCRNPFRSIVVRAVEVVYAVEEALRIIETYERPDRPFVEVSPRAAVGHGITEAPRGLLYHRYEIDAGGRILSADIVPPTAQNQPAIEHDVARLVGRHAALDDHALVSLCERAIRNYDPCISCSAHFLDLTREHR, via the coding sequence ATGACCCATCGCGCGAATCGCATCCTGCAGGTAGCGGGACTCGCACGGGTGGAGGGCGAAGGCTCCCTTCACGTGCGGACGAAAGGTGACCAGGTCGAGAGCGTCGAACTCGCCATTTACGAACCGCCGAGATTCTTCGAGGCCTTCCTCCGGGGCCGGGACTTCCGCGAGCCACCGGACATCACCGCCCGGGTGTGCGGAATCTGCCCGGTGGCCTATCAGTTGAGTGCTTGCCGGGCCATCGAAGACGCCTGCGGCGCCGACGTCGGCCACCGACTGCGCGCGCTGCGGCGGTTGCTGTATTGCGGTGAGTGGATCTCCAGCCACACTCTGCACATCTATCTGCTGCACGCGCCGGACTTCCTCGGCTTCCCGGATGGCATCGCGATGGCCGCCGCCCACCGGGAGACAGTGGAACGGGGTCTCGCGCTCAAAAAGGCGGGAAACCTGATCATGGAGACGATCGGGGGACGCGCGATCCATCCGGTCAACGTCCGGGTCGGCGGCTTCTACCGGGTCCCTGAGTTCCCCGAGTTGCGTGCACTGGCGGATACGCTGCGACACGCCTTGGACGACGCCCTGGAGACGGTGCGCTGGGTATCCGGATTCGACTTTCCCGACCTCGACGTACCCCATGACCTGCTCGCCTTGCGGGACACCGATGGCTATCCACTCGATCGGGGCGAACCGGTGGTCAGCACGGGCCTCCGATTCCCCTCCAGCGAGTTCGGAGAGCATGTGGCGGAACACCAGGTCCCGCATTCGACGGCACTGCACGCCCGGCTGGACGGGCGGATGTTCCTGACCGGGCCGCTCGCGCGGTACACGCTCAACTCCGACCGGCTGTCCCCGCTCGCCGTGAGCGTCGCGGCCGACGCGGGCTTGGAAACCTCATGCCGCAACCCGTTCCGCAGCATCGTGGTCCGCGCCGTCGAGGTCGTCTACGCCGTCGAGGAGGCCTTGCGGATCATCGAAACCTACGAGCGGCCGGATCGGCCGTTCGTCGAAGTGTCCCCTCGTGCGGCGGTGGGCCACGGGATCACCGAAGCTCCACGCGGCCTGCTGTACCACCGCTACGAAATCGACGCGGGCGGGCGGATCCTGAGCGCGGACATCGTGCCACCGACCGCCCAGAACCAGCCCGCCATCGAGCACGACGTGGCGAGGCTGGTCGGTCGCCACGCCGCACTCGACGACCATGCACTGGTCTCGCTTTGTGAACGCGCGATCCGCAACTACGACCCCTGCATCTCCTGCTCGGCGCATTTCCTCGATCTCACCAGGGAGCACCGGTGA
- a CDS encoding oxidoreductase — protein MLSIAVWKFTSCDGCQLTLLDCEDELLPLTEKVKFAHFTEMTSVSEPGPYDISLVEGSVTTAAEAERIQRIREQSAVLVVIGACATAGGIQALRNFADVDEFRSVVYARPDYIETLATSTAIAEHVKVDYELRGCPIDKGQLLELLTALAAGRAPDLPDTSVCTECKRRGLTCVMVAHGTPCLGPVTHAGCGALCPAVNRGCYGCFGPMKQPNVPALVPLLRRSGMGDDELHLVFSTFNTAAEWS, from the coding sequence ATGCTCTCCATCGCGGTCTGGAAGTTCACCTCGTGTGACGGCTGCCAGCTGACACTGCTCGACTGCGAGGACGAACTGCTGCCTTTGACCGAAAAGGTGAAGTTCGCGCATTTCACCGAAATGACCAGTGTCTCCGAACCGGGTCCCTACGACATCTCCCTCGTCGAAGGGTCGGTGACCACCGCCGCCGAAGCCGAGAGGATTCAGCGCATCCGCGAACAATCCGCGGTCCTGGTCGTGATCGGTGCGTGCGCCACCGCCGGCGGGATCCAGGCCTTGCGCAACTTCGCCGACGTCGACGAGTTCCGCTCCGTGGTGTACGCGCGTCCGGACTACATCGAGACCCTGGCGACATCGACGGCGATCGCGGAACACGTCAAGGTGGACTACGAACTCCGCGGCTGCCCGATCGACAAAGGTCAACTGCTGGAGCTTCTCACCGCGTTGGCTGCCGGGCGCGCGCCGGATCTGCCGGACACCAGTGTGTGCACCGAATGCAAACGCCGAGGCCTGACCTGCGTGATGGTCGCGCACGGGACTCCCTGTCTCGGACCGGTGACGCACGCGGGTTGCGGCGCCCTGTGCCCGGCGGTGAACCGCGGCTGCTACGGCTGTTTCGGCCCGATGAAACAGCCGAACGTGCCCGCGCTGGTCCCGTTGCTGCGCCGGAGCGGAATGGGCGACGACGAGCTTCACCTGGTGTTCAGTACCTTCAACACGGCGGCGGAGTGGTCATGA
- a CDS encoding FAD/NAD(P)-binding protein: protein MTETSDSVTLTLAPAGDRLPEFRPGQFAMLYAHGIGEIPISVSAIPGDGTLVHTIRAVGPVSRALHDAEPGTVLGVRGPFGTAWRLDDDEGLLLVAGGIGLAPLRPVLRQALACRSSRRVILIAGARTPADLLYREELRRLSDMDGPEVVLTVDRGEVGWNGRVGFVTEPLATHPIDPAHTTALLCGPEPMMRFCARALLGRGVPAERIEVSLERNMQCGNGLCGHCQLGPLLVCRDGPVVGYPVAEPLFPVKEL, encoded by the coding sequence GTGACCGAAACCAGTGACTCGGTGACGTTGACATTGGCTCCGGCAGGCGATCGGCTGCCGGAGTTCCGCCCCGGTCAGTTCGCCATGCTCTACGCCCATGGCATCGGGGAGATACCGATCTCCGTCAGCGCGATTCCCGGCGACGGGACGCTGGTGCACACCATCCGCGCCGTCGGCCCGGTGAGCCGGGCACTGCACGATGCCGAGCCCGGCACGGTCCTGGGTGTGCGCGGCCCGTTCGGCACGGCTTGGCGGCTCGACGACGACGAGGGCCTTCTCCTCGTGGCAGGCGGGATCGGGCTCGCACCGCTGCGACCCGTGCTCCGGCAGGCCTTGGCATGTCGATCTTCCCGCCGCGTCATCCTCATCGCCGGCGCACGGACACCCGCTGACCTTCTGTACCGGGAAGAGCTCCGTCGTCTGTCCGATATGGATGGTCCCGAAGTCGTACTCACCGTCGACCGCGGCGAGGTCGGCTGGAACGGGCGCGTCGGCTTCGTCACCGAACCGCTCGCCACGCATCCGATCGATCCCGCGCACACCACCGCGCTCCTGTGCGGGCCGGAACCGATGATGCGCTTCTGCGCCAGAGCTCTGCTCGGCCGTGGCGTGCCCGCCGAGCGGATCGAAGTGTCCTTGGAACGGAACATGCAATGCGGCAACGGCCTGTGCGGACACTGCCAGCTCGGCCCGCTTCTCGTCTGCCGGGACGGGCCCGTCGTCGGCTACCCGGTGGCGGAACCCCTCTTCCCGGTGAAGGAGTTGTGA
- a CDS encoding cyclic nucleotide-binding domain-containing protein, whose product MTDPHSGTPLLAGLSEAQRSVVEATGRIEEYTPGTRLFDEGGDADRCWLIISGQVAVDTHVLHRGPVTLQSVGAGELLGWSWLIPPYRWHFGAVTVAPTRALVLDASQVRVLVETDPELGFLLTRILLETLVNRLQATRLRLLDLYRNPA is encoded by the coding sequence ATGACCGACCCGCACTCCGGGACGCCCTTGCTCGCCGGCCTGTCCGAAGCACAACGCTCGGTGGTGGAGGCCACCGGCCGGATCGAGGAGTACACCCCCGGAACGCGATTGTTCGACGAGGGAGGCGACGCCGACCGGTGCTGGTTGATCATCTCGGGCCAGGTCGCCGTGGATACCCACGTTCTCCACCGCGGCCCGGTGACACTGCAAAGCGTGGGTGCGGGAGAACTGCTCGGCTGGTCGTGGCTGATCCCGCCGTATCGCTGGCATTTCGGCGCGGTGACCGTCGCCCCGACCCGTGCCTTGGTGCTGGACGCCAGCCAGGTACGCGTGCTTGTCGAGACCGACCCGGAGCTGGGCTTCCTGCTCACCCGGATTCTTCTCGAGACGCTGGTGAACCGCTTGCAGGCGACCAGACTCCGCCTCCTCGATCTGTACCGGAACCCGGCGTGA
- a CDS encoding 4Fe-4S dicluster domain-containing protein has translation MDAVLDLAGLDALIGALIASGRKVIGPVLRDEAITLAELESAADLPSGWGVETGPGHYRVHRRADSAVFGHSAGPQSWKRFLHPPHRVLLTSGPAGFRPVREEPVEYAFFGVRPCDLAAIGKLRQIVGGPMPFVVAAQCTEPGAVCFCASMGCGPSADAGYDLALTERIDREGHRFLAVAGTAAGADVLTRLPRRPAHEHDVALADADVAEAARRMGRTMPETDLRDLLAGSREHPRWEEVAGRCLTCGNCTMVCPTCFCVSIEDTTELDGGATRAQRWASCFEIDFSQLHGGAVRTSGAARYRQWMSHKLGTWHDQFGTSGCVGCGRCIAWCPAGIDITEEAAALAEGASR, from the coding sequence ATGGACGCCGTCCTGGATCTCGCCGGGCTCGACGCGCTGATCGGCGCGCTGATCGCGAGCGGCCGGAAGGTGATCGGCCCGGTGCTCCGCGACGAGGCGATCACACTGGCGGAACTGGAGTCCGCGGCCGATCTCCCCTCCGGGTGGGGTGTGGAGACCGGTCCCGGCCACTATCGGGTGCACCGGCGTGCCGACTCGGCGGTGTTCGGCCATTCCGCCGGGCCGCAGTCGTGGAAACGGTTCCTGCACCCGCCCCACCGTGTCCTGCTCACCAGTGGGCCCGCCGGGTTCCGACCAGTCCGTGAAGAGCCCGTCGAGTACGCCTTTTTCGGCGTCCGGCCCTGCGACCTGGCCGCGATCGGCAAGCTACGCCAGATCGTCGGCGGGCCGATGCCGTTCGTGGTCGCCGCGCAGTGCACCGAACCGGGTGCTGTCTGCTTCTGCGCTTCGATGGGCTGCGGACCATCGGCCGACGCGGGGTACGACCTCGCGCTCACGGAACGGATCGATCGCGAAGGCCACCGGTTCCTCGCCGTCGCCGGAACCGCGGCGGGTGCCGATGTCCTCACCCGTCTGCCACGACGTCCGGCGCACGAACATGATGTCGCGCTGGCGGACGCGGACGTCGCGGAGGCGGCCCGGCGGATGGGCAGGACCATGCCGGAAACCGATCTCCGTGACCTCCTTGCCGGCAGCCGCGAACATCCCCGGTGGGAAGAGGTCGCCGGACGCTGTCTCACCTGCGGCAACTGCACCATGGTGTGCCCGACATGCTTTTGTGTGTCCATAGAGGACACAACTGAACTCGACGGCGGTGCGACACGTGCGCAACGCTGGGCGTCCTGTTTCGAGATCGACTTCTCACAGTTGCACGGAGGGGCGGTGCGAACCTCGGGAGCCGCTCGATACCGGCAATGGATGAGCCACAAGCTCGGTACCTGGCATGACCAGTTCGGTACCTCCGGCTGCGTCGGCTGCGGTCGCTGCATCGCCTGGTGCCCGGCGGGAATCGACATCACCGAGGAAGCGGCAGCACTCGCGGAAGGTGCGTCACGATGA
- the hypE gene encoding hydrogenase expression/formation protein HypE yields MTSPAGLAGPACPMPSAETERVLLGHGSGGQLMTELLTDVITAELGTGEPLEDAAVVGVGGVDTVFTTDGFVVTPRFFPGGDIGSLAVHGTINDLAMRGAIPVALSLAYIIEEGLPIAELRRITRSAAAAAAAAGVEIATGDTKVVGRGAADGLYVTTTGIGLRPEGARPSAAGGRPGDVVVLSGPIGLHGTAILSAREGLGFEAEIASDSRPLHRLVAAMLAAGGTGVHTLRDPTRGGLASALNELASASGTGIEITEADVPVPRPVAAACELLGLDPMHVANEGCLLGLLAPESARDVLRAMRALPEGVDATVIGEVTDGPAGRVSARTLIGSTRIVDVLIGEQLPRIC; encoded by the coding sequence ATGACCAGCCCCGCCGGCCTTGCCGGTCCCGCCTGCCCGATGCCATCCGCCGAAACCGAGCGGGTACTGCTCGGCCACGGCTCGGGTGGGCAGCTCATGACCGAACTGCTCACCGACGTGATCACCGCCGAACTCGGCACGGGCGAGCCGCTCGAGGACGCCGCCGTCGTCGGTGTCGGTGGCGTCGACACCGTGTTCACGACCGACGGATTCGTCGTGACGCCACGCTTCTTCCCAGGTGGGGACATCGGTTCGCTCGCCGTGCACGGCACGATCAACGATCTCGCGATGCGCGGCGCCATACCGGTCGCGCTGAGCCTCGCCTACATCATCGAAGAGGGTCTTCCCATCGCCGAGCTGCGGCGGATCACCCGTTCGGCGGCGGCCGCCGCGGCCGCCGCCGGAGTCGAGATCGCCACCGGGGACACCAAGGTGGTCGGCCGTGGTGCGGCCGACGGGCTCTACGTCACGACCACCGGAATCGGCCTCCGGCCCGAAGGCGCACGGCCGTCCGCGGCCGGGGGCAGGCCGGGTGACGTGGTGGTCCTCTCCGGCCCGATCGGCCTGCACGGCACCGCGATCCTGAGTGCCCGCGAAGGGCTGGGTTTCGAAGCGGAGATCGCGTCGGACAGCCGTCCACTGCACCGGCTGGTCGCCGCGATGCTCGCGGCGGGCGGCACCGGAGTGCACACCCTCCGGGACCCCACCCGGGGTGGGCTCGCGAGCGCGCTGAACGAACTCGCTTCCGCCTCCGGCACCGGCATCGAGATCACCGAGGCCGACGTACCGGTACCGCGGCCGGTCGCCGCGGCGTGCGAACTGCTCGGACTCGACCCGATGCACGTCGCGAACGAGGGCTGTCTGCTCGGGCTGCTCGCTCCGGAATCCGCGCGGGACGTCCTCCGGGCCATGCGTGCGTTGCCGGAGGGGGTGGACGCGACCGTCATCGGCGAAGTGACGGACGGCCCGGCCGGCCGGGTCAGCGCGCGCACCCTGATCGGCTCGACCCGGATCGTCGATGTCCTGATCGGTGAACAACTTCCGAGGATCTGCTGA